One region of Pseudoalteromonas sp. R3 genomic DNA includes:
- a CDS encoding aminoacyl-tRNA deacylase — MTPAIQLLNKHKADFNILKFDHDPGTTDFAQEATEALALAPQQVFKTLVISVDGRLFVAVTPSTQLVDLKAFAKSCKGKKAQLATQQQAENATGYQLGGISPFAHKKRLPVMLHRSALDYQVIYVSGGRRGLELAIGPDTIKALCSAQVADF; from the coding sequence ATGACACCCGCTATCCAACTACTCAATAAGCACAAAGCAGACTTCAACATACTTAAATTTGACCACGACCCGGGCACCACAGATTTTGCTCAGGAGGCAACTGAGGCGTTGGCCCTGGCGCCGCAACAAGTGTTTAAAACTTTGGTGATAAGCGTTGATGGTCGACTCTTTGTTGCCGTCACACCATCCACTCAACTTGTTGATTTGAAAGCTTTTGCAAAGAGTTGTAAGGGGAAAAAGGCGCAGCTTGCAACGCAGCAGCAGGCCGAAAATGCAACAGGTTATCAGTTAGGCGGGATCAGCCCGTTCGCACACAAAAAACGCTTACCCGTAATGTTGCACAGATCCGCACTCGATTATCAGGTAATCTATGTCAGTGGCGGTCGACGAGGCCTGGAGTTAGCGATCGGTCCGGATACGATTAAAGCACTGTGCTCAGCTCAGGTTGCTGATTTTTAA
- a CDS encoding acyl-CoA dehydrogenase produces MSLRTQLRKILPSISVTEQEALDAGDVWLEGSIYRGKPDFDALRAVPEAKLTSEEQAFLDGPVQELMAMIDDSVIQNEKHLPEHILEFLKKERFFSLIIPKEYGGREFSPYANSTIVGTIATKSSAVAVTVMVPNSLGPGELLMHYGTKEQQAHYLPRLANGTDIPCFALTSPEAGSDAGGIPDQGIVTKGQYNGEEVLGLEVTWDKRYITLAPIATVLGLAFKVFDPQGLLGGKESLGITCALIPKSHPGVELGNRHDPMGIRFYNGTTRGEKVFIPMDFIIGGQQNIGRGWQMLVSCLGAGRGISLPALGVSTSQVALKSASEYAAVREQFGLAIGQFEGIQEKLADIAGKTYLQEAMRVLTTEGLGMGLKPSVVTAIAKYHMTETGRDVLDSAMDILAGKAIQNGPQNTLASGYVAQPIAITVEGANILTRNLMIFGQGVMRCHPYLQSMVEAIHSEEADADKTFNKILRKTVGYSVANSLRAFKLGLLPFTAGSKSSLPEVQQYEKAAQRLSAKLAVYADFSLLVLGGKLKQAEMLSARLGDVMSYLYAAMASIKYYEQKVAVTDREAAAPYFHYATRYALIEAEQALHKFLDNFPASGTRKFMRVLTMQFSHSMPQINDDMVRELATAAQLDTAFKAQLTHLVKPQAGDGHDINEQAYKAKIACLDLLSKVKKALKKREIKAGVRFYETLDNALIAKVITETEYAQLIDYNRKREKAIRVDEFDFDLNLLDDQTGSVNVKSAVNQ; encoded by the coding sequence ATGAGTTTAAGAACACAACTAAGAAAAATATTGCCTAGCATTTCAGTTACCGAGCAAGAAGCGCTTGATGCGGGAGATGTCTGGCTTGAAGGCTCAATCTATCGCGGCAAACCAGACTTCGACGCATTGCGTGCGGTACCAGAAGCCAAATTAACTAGCGAAGAACAAGCTTTCCTGGACGGTCCAGTGCAGGAATTGATGGCGATGATCGACGATTCTGTGATCCAGAACGAAAAGCATTTGCCAGAGCATATCCTTGAATTTTTGAAAAAAGAGCGTTTCTTCTCTTTGATCATTCCTAAAGAGTACGGTGGCCGAGAATTCAGCCCATATGCAAACTCGACCATAGTGGGCACTATCGCAACTAAGTCTTCGGCAGTTGCCGTGACTGTAATGGTTCCTAACTCGCTTGGTCCGGGTGAGCTGCTGATGCACTATGGCACCAAAGAGCAGCAGGCACATTACTTGCCGCGCCTTGCCAATGGTACAGATATCCCATGTTTTGCATTGACCAGCCCGGAAGCCGGCTCTGATGCAGGTGGTATCCCAGATCAAGGTATTGTTACTAAAGGTCAGTACAACGGTGAAGAGGTGCTGGGTCTGGAAGTCACCTGGGATAAGCGTTACATCACACTTGCGCCTATCGCAACCGTGCTGGGTCTGGCATTTAAAGTGTTCGATCCGCAGGGGTTACTCGGTGGCAAAGAGTCACTGGGGATCACCTGTGCTCTGATCCCTAAATCGCACCCAGGTGTTGAGCTGGGCAATCGCCATGATCCTATGGGGATCCGTTTTTACAACGGCACAACACGCGGTGAAAAAGTATTTATTCCAATGGATTTCATTATTGGCGGCCAACAGAACATAGGTCGCGGCTGGCAAATGCTGGTTAGTTGTCTGGGCGCTGGTCGCGGTATTTCATTGCCAGCACTAGGCGTATCTACCAGTCAGGTTGCACTAAAATCAGCCTCTGAATATGCCGCGGTGCGTGAACAGTTTGGTCTGGCCATCGGTCAGTTCGAAGGTATTCAGGAAAAGCTGGCCGACATCGCGGGTAAAACCTATTTGCAAGAAGCCATGCGTGTGTTGACCACAGAAGGTTTGGGAATGGGTCTTAAGCCTTCAGTTGTTACGGCCATCGCGAAGTACCACATGACAGAAACTGGCCGAGATGTGCTGGATTCAGCAATGGATATTTTGGCAGGTAAAGCAATTCAGAATGGTCCGCAAAATACACTTGCCAGTGGGTATGTGGCTCAACCAATTGCAATTACAGTGGAAGGCGCGAATATTCTTACCCGTAACCTGATGATATTCGGTCAAGGTGTAATGCGCTGTCACCCTTACCTGCAGTCGATGGTTGAAGCAATTCACAGCGAAGAGGCTGATGCCGATAAGACCTTTAACAAGATTTTACGTAAAACGGTTGGGTACAGCGTCGCAAACAGTTTACGTGCTTTCAAGTTGGGTCTGCTTCCTTTCACTGCGGGTAGCAAGTCAAGTTTGCCAGAGGTACAGCAATACGAAAAAGCCGCACAGCGTTTGTCAGCGAAATTGGCTGTGTATGCGGACTTTTCATTGCTTGTTTTGGGCGGAAAGTTAAAACAAGCAGAAATGTTGTCTGCGCGTTTGGGCGACGTGATGAGTTACCTTTACGCGGCAATGGCTTCTATCAAGTACTACGAGCAAAAAGTGGCTGTTACAGACCGAGAAGCGGCCGCACCTTACTTCCACTATGCAACACGATATGCACTGATTGAAGCTGAGCAGGCATTGCATAAGTTCTTGGATAACTTCCCTGCATCAGGAACGCGTAAGTTTATGCGAGTGTTGACAATGCAGTTTAGCCACTCAATGCCGCAGATCAACGACGATATGGTGCGTGAATTGGCGACGGCGGCACAGCTGGATACCGCGTTTAAAGCTCAGTTGACTCATTTGGTTAAACCACAAGCTGGCGATGGTCACGACATTAACGAGCAGGCATACAAAGCCAAGATCGCATGTCTGGATCTGCTAAGCAAAGTTAAAAAAGCGCTGAAAAAGCGCGAGATCAAAGCGGGTGTACGCTTTTACGAAACACTGGATAACGCTCTGATAGCTAAAGTCATTACTGAGACCGAATACGCACAGTTGATCGATTATAACCGCAAGCGTGAAAAAGCGATTCGTGTTGACGAGTTTGACTTTGACCTTAACCTTCTGGACGATCAGACTGGTTCAGTCAATGTAAAGTCTGCCGTTAATCAGTAA